The DNA sequence CGTGCTGCGTGACGTTCTTGCGGGACGGGATCCGGATCTTGTTGTTCAGGGACGCCACGTTGATGAGGTAGGGCGAGTGGATGAACACCTCGACCGGGTCGGCCAGGATGGCCTCGCCGTGGGGGTGCGGTTTCGGGGCTTTCCAGCCCTGCGGGTCGGAGAGGAAGAACTGGACGACGTCGGCTTTGCGGTCGGCGACCGCGGTCAACGGGTCGTCGTCACGGACATGGGCGCCAATCAGCATGCCGAGCACGCTACTCCCGGATGAACTTCGGGCTGCGGACCCGGATGGTGACGCTCGTGGAGTACCGTGAGCGCGTTCCGTGATCCAGATTGGTCCGACTGCCGGAGGGCATCGATGGGGAAGCACGTCGCCCGGATCATCGCACTGGGGTTCACCCTCGCCGCTTCCGCCGCCCTCGCGGCACCGGGCGTGGCGAGCGCGGAAACCAGCCCGACCCTCGGCGGCGACTGCGCGGCCACGCTCCAGAACAGCCAGGCCCGCGGTGGGTCGAACGGCCTGCTCCTGGACGCCGGCGCGCCCCTGAACTCCCCGGACCGGCTGACCGTCGGCCTCGACTCGAGCGCGAAGAACACGAACGGCTCGACGCCCCTGCTGAACCTCCCCGTCGGCGACACCGTGCGGGCGCTGGGCCTCGGTGACGTGCCGGTGGTCGGCGACGCCGCCGCGAAGGCCGTCTGCCCCGTCGCGCAGGGCGCTGTCAACGCTGTCGGAAACACGACACAGGGCATCCTGCAAGAAGCCGGCGCGCCGCCGCTGCCCTTGCCGCCCGGCACACCCCCGGCACCGCCCCAGCAGCCGACGCCACCCGGGCAGACGCCGCCTCCCGGACAGCCGACGCCACCCGGGCAGACCTCGCCCGGCGACAGCCTCGGCCCGGTGCTCACCGGCGCCGGTGGCGCGGGCCTGCCGGGTGACGCGATCTCGGGCGTCTTCACCAACGCCGCGCTGCTGCCCGGCAGCCTGGTGCAGGTGCCGGTGATCACCCAGATCATCCCGGGTGCGCAGGTCCCGACGGTCGACGAGCAGAAGTCCGGCACCGCGGAGGCGCTGCCCGGCGTCACGCCGCCGGCGAAACTGCCGATGCTGCTCGCGGTGCTGGCCCTCGCGATCGTCGCGGCGGCCCTCGTCCGGGCCTGGATCCGCCGCCGCCCCGCCTGAGATTCACCCACCGTGACGCCCGCTTCCACTCGAATGCCGGACATTCCTGAGCGAGCGGGCGTTACCCGTCTGCCTTAACGTCGTTGTCCTGGGCAGAGGGCACGAGACAAGGGGCGGCGAGCATGGCGAACCGGGCACGCAGAGCAACGGCGGTCGGTGCGACGGCGTTCGTCCTCGCGGGTTCGGCCGTCCTGGGCCTGCCCGGGACCGCGTCCGCGGCCGAGACGAAGACGGCTCCCTGCGGTGGCAGCGTGACGGCGAAGCCCGGCGACACGGTCCAGGGCACGACCCCGCTCCTCGGCATCCCGCTCAACCTCGGCATCGTCACCCAGGGCACCCAGGTGCTGACCGGGACGATCAACTCGATCCTCGGCACGCTCTGCAAGGTGACCGTGACCGTGGTGAACACCGTCGTGTCGCCGGTCCCGGTGATCGGCGCGCCCGCCGCGAGCGCCGTCAACCAGGGCGTCGAAGGTTTGACCAGCGGCACCCAGCAGGGCCTGACCGCGCTGTCCGGCGGCGGCAAGCAGCAGTCGCCCGCGCCCGGTTCGGGTGGCAACCAGCAGCAGAACCCGCCGGTCCAGGGCAACCCCGGTGGCGCGCCGCAGGGCGGGACCCCGCAGGGCACCACCCCGATCCCGGACGCCAACAGCCCGCTCCTGCCCGGCTTCGCGACCAGCCCGGTGTTCGGCGGCTTCCCGTTCTCCATCGGCACCGGCTACGCGCCGATGCGCGACTACAGCGGCATCCCGTTCGCGACGGCCGGGCTGTTCACGCCGTCGCCGGCGATCCGGTACGGCAGCCAGATCCCGGGTTACGCCCCGCAGTACGGCCTCACCGGTCCGAACGACGCGGCGGCCGGCAACTCCGGAATCCAGACGGCCGGGCAGGCCGAAGCGCTACCGTCCGCACAGGACGGTTTCACGAACGGGTCGAATCTGCCCCTGCTGATCGCGGTTTTGACACTCTCCGGAGTCAGCGCGGGTCTGGTCCGCACCTGGGTACTCCGCCGGATGGCCGCTGCGAATTGAGCCGACTGCCGAGTATCTTTCACGTACCCCCGTCGTTGATCCTGGTACACCTGGTGTTGCTGTTGCCCAGGACGACGCCCCGATAGACCTCCGGAGGTCAGTGCTCGTGCGGAAGATCCCCACCTGGCAGACGACCCGCCGCGCACTGACCGTCACCGCAGTCGCCGCCTTCGTCACCGGGGGCGCCTTCCTGTCCGCGGGCACCGCCTCGGCCGGCCAGCAGGTTGTGAGCAACAGCTGCACGGGCACGGTCTCCGGGCAGATGGGCGACCAGGTCGCGATCGACGGCGCTTCGGTGAAGACCTTGGTCACGAACGGCGCGAACAACGCGGGAACGCTGGCGGTCGGCAGCTGGGCCGGCGACTCGATCGCCAAGAACCACGCCATCCTGGTGGGACAGGTGCCGAACACAGCCGGCGGCGAGGCGAACGGGGCCGCGATCGGCAAGGCCGTGCGCGCCGCCCTGTCGGCCTCCGGCACGTGGGGTCTCGGCTTGGACTGGAACAAGACGCTGAACAGCGTCGAGAGCACGGTCGCCAAGAGCTGCAACCTCACCCTGCTCGCCGCCAACTACGTCGCACCGAGCACCCCGGGCGGCCAGCCCGGTGCCGGCGGGACCGGTGCGCAGCAGGGCGGCGGCACCGCGACCGCCCCCGGCGGCTCGACCGGCAACCTCTCCAACCTGAACCCGGGCACCGCGGGCGGCAGCGGCGGGACCGCGCCGATGCGCGACTACGGCGGCATCCCCACCGCGACCGCGGGTACCGCCGTCGCCCCGGGGGTGCGTTACCCGGCGAACGGCACGCTCCCCGGTGACGCCTCCGCGCCCCAGGCCGGGACCGGTGACCAGACCGGCCAGGGCGCCGACATCCGCGACGCGGGCAACGCGCAGTCGCTGTCCTCGCCCCTCGGCTCGAACGACGTCCAGCTGCCGATGCTGCTCGCGGTGATCGTGCTCGCCGGCGTCACGGCGGGCCTCGTGCGGACCTGGGTCCTGCGCCGGGCCGCCTGAGGCCCAGCCCACCCCGCTGTCCGGGCCTCCCGGCCCCGCCAGGTAGCCTTACCTGGACAAACCCTCCTGCTACGGACAGTCCGTGGCCGCGAGCCCATAGGAGGTGAGTGGTTGTGTCACGCCATTACGAGGTAATGGTCATCCTGGACCCCACGCTCGACGAGCGCACTGTCGCTCCGACGCTGGACACCTTCCTCAACGTGATCCGCACTTCGGGCGGAAGCGTCGAGAAGGTCGACGTCTGGGGCCGGCGCCGGCTTTCGTACGAGATCAAGAAGCACGCCGAGGGCATCTACGCCCTGCTGGACCTGAACTCGTCCTCGGACGCGGTGAAGGAGCTGGACCGCCAGCTGTCGCTTCAGGAGACCGTGCTCCGCACCAAGGTCATGCGTCGCGAGATCAAGCGCGCCGCCGCGGCCAAGCCGCCCGTCGCCGCCGCCAAGGCCTGAGCCGAAGGGTATTCCCGATGGCTGGAGACACCGTCATCACGGTGATCGGCAACCTGACGTCCGACCCGGAACTGCGTTTCACCCCGTCCGGTGCGGCGGTCGCGAACTTCACCGTCGCGTCCACGCCCCGCACGCTCGACAAGCAGTCGGGCGAGTGGAAGGACGGCGAGGCGCTGTTCCTGCGCTGCAACATCTGGCGGCAGGCGGCGGAAAACGTCGCCGAGTCGCTGACGCGCGGCGCTCGCGTCGTCGTCCAGGGCCGGCTGAAGCAGCGGTCGTTCGAGACGAAGGAAGGCGAGAAGCGCACCGTCGTCGAGCTCGAGGTCGACGAGATCGGCCCCTCGCTGCGCTACGCCACGGCGAAGGTCAACAAGGTCAGCCGCGGTGGCGGCGGCGGTGGTGACTTCGGCGGCGGCGGTGGCGGTGGCGGCGGAAACCGCGGTGGCGGCGGTGGCGGCGGTATGCCGGCCGACGACCCGTGGGGCTCCGCCCCGGCCGCGAGCAGCGGTGGCGGTGGCGGCGGCTTCTCCGACGAGCCTCCCTTCTGATCTCGTACACATCCACAAGAGTTGAATTCCAGGAGTAACCAGTGGCCAAGCCACCCATTCGCAAGCCCAAGAAGAAGGTCTGCGTGTTCTGCAAGGCCGAGAAAAAGGGCCGTCCGGAACTGATCGACTACAAGGACACCAACCTGCTGCGGAAGTACATCTCCGACCGCGGCAAGATCCGTGCCCGTCGCGTCACCGGCAACTGCAGCCAGCACCAGCGTGACATCGCCATCGCGGTCAAGAACTCCCGCGAAATGGCGCTGCTGCCCTACACCTCGACCGCGCGCTAAGGAGGCCCGGAGATGGCGAAGATCATCCTCACCACCGACGTGGCCAACCTCGGCGGCCCCGGCGACATCGTCGAGGTCAAGGACGGTTACGCGCGCAACTACCTGCTCCCGCGGGGCTACGCGATCGCGGCGTCCAAGGGCGCGGAGAAGAACGTGCGCACCATCCAGCGCGCGCAGGAGAGCCGTCGCATCCGCGACCTCGACCACGCCAAGGAGATCAAGGCGACGCTGGAGGGCCTCGGCGCCATCCAGCTCACCGGCAAGGCGGCCGAGGGCTCGAAGAAGCTCTTCGGCTCGATCACCTCGGGCGAGATCGTGGACGCGATCAAGGCGGCCGGCGGCCCGCTGCTCGACAAGCGCGTCATCGAGCTGCGCGACCACATCAAGACGGTCGGCAAGCACTCGGTCGGCGCCCGGCTGCACCCCGACGTCAAGGTCGAGGTCCGGCTCGAGGTCAAGGCCAAGTAGCCCGTTCCACCGTCGTGAAGGCGGGTCGCCCCTGGTGGGCGGCCCGCCTTCACGCGTTTCGGGGGAACCCCGGACACCACGGCCACGTCGTAGGAGAATGGGCGGGGACGCGAAGGGGATGGATCCGGATGGGTAACGAGGTCAACATGTCCGCGCCGGCCGGCGGCGGCGGGTTCACGTTCGACGCCGACAAGATCGACGGCGTCATCAAGCAGTGGCAGGACCTCCAGGCCGACCTGAAGCGCGACTACGACGACGCCAACCTGATGGCGAACGTCAAGGCGCCCGGCAAGGAGTTCGCCAGCGGTGACTGGGAGAAGCTCGCGAACCCGTCCGGCAAGGCGTTCCTCGAGCAGAACAAGAAGATGCAGGACTACGTCAAGAACTACATCGAGGCGCTGACGGCCGCGAAGAAGAAGATCACCACCAAGGAGTCGGACACCCAGGCCGACCTCTCGAAGACGGGGAACCAGGCCACGTGAACCGACGACTCCTCGCCGTCCCGGCCCTGGCCTTCGCCGTGCTCGCCGTCGCCGGCTGCTCCAGCCGCACCGGGGGCACCGCCAACCCCGCGCCGACCGCCGATTCGAGCGGCAGCGAGACGTCCCGGTCCGCCGCCGACTCCGCGCCGCGGGTGCCGAACGCGCTGAACGCCGCGAACATCACCTCGGACGCCTGCACGACGATCGACGCGACCGGCCGTTCCAAGCTGAGCCTCGGCGACGGCACCCCGCGCACCACGGCGAACGGCCCGAGCTGCACGTTCCAGGAGTCCGCCGACCCGGGCAACCAGATCGACGTGACCACGGTGACGGCGAACAAGAACGGCCTCCAGGACGTCTACGACACCAAGGCGAACGACGCCTACTTCGAAGAGACGCAGGCCTACGGGTACCCCGCCGTCTACGCCGCCGCGGTGGACGACCGCAAGGACGGCAAGTGCGGCGTCTTCATCGGGGTGACCGACGAGCTGGCCGTCAACATCCTGGTGCAGTACGACAACGGCGCCGGCGCGTCGGACCCGTGCTCGGTGGCGCAGAAGTTCGGCGAGTCGATGATCCAGACCTTGATGGGGGGCTGAGATGCTGGAACTGGTCCTGCTCGGCGGGTTCGCCGCGTACAACATGGCGACCACGCACTCGGACGACCACGATTCGGTGCAGGGTGACCGCAAGATCGACTGCTACGACATCTGGAACCAGATCACCACCGGTCCCGGCACGGGCTCGATCTCGAACGGGCAGGCGGCGGCGAGCCGGCTGAAGGGCGCCTACCAGGACCGGCTCACCACGATCGACGGCCTGGCCAAGGACATGGACGCGGCCTGGACCGGCGGCGGCTCCGAAGCGGCGCAGAACGCGGGCGCGCACCCGCTGCGGGTGTGGATGGAGGACTCGGGCACCAAGCTGACCGACTCCGACAAGTACCTCGGCGAGCAGAACAACGCCTTCACCACGGTGCACGCCCAGGTGCAGGAGGTCCCGAAGGACCCGCCGAAGAACAACCTGCTCAACGCGGTGACGCCGTGGACCACCGACACGGACCGGGCGATCCGCGACTACAACACCAAGGGCCAGGCCAACGTCGACGCCTTCAACACCTACTACAAGGCGAGCAACGACAACGGCCAGAAGATGCCGACGTACTCCGCGCTGCAGGGGCAGCAGGAGAACGTCAACGTCGACCAGGGCAAAGACGGCAAGAAGAAGGACGACAAGAACGGCAACGGGAACGGGAACGGCGGCGGCGAGCCGGGCGGCGGTCCCGGTGGCGGTCCGGGCGGCGTGAACATGCCGGGGCCCGGCAGCGTGCCGTCCTTCGGCGGCGGCCCCGGCGGCGGTCCCGGCGGCAGCTTCGACCCGTCGAAGGTGCCGGGCGGGAGCTACGACCCCTCCAAGGTGCCGAGCTTCGACCCCTCGCAGGTCCCCGGCGGCGGCAACTACGACCCGTCGAAGGTGCCGACCGGCAACTACACCCCGCCGAACTTCACCTCCGACGGCACGCACTCGTCGGGCTTCTCGCCTTCGGACGTGCCCGGCATGCCGGGGTTCGGGCCGGGCAGCACGCCGAACTTCTCCGTTCCGGGAGGCGGCGGCGCCGGCGGCTTCGGCCCCGGCGGTTCCAGTGGCCTGGGCGGGATCGGCGACCCGACGGCGGGATTCGGGCCGGGCGGCAGCGGGGGTTTCGGGCCCGGCGGCTCGACCGGCGCGTCGATGCCCGGCGGCGCGGGCGCGTCCGGCGCCGGCCGCGGCGGCATGGGTGCCGGAGCCGGCGGCGCGATGGGCGCGGGCGGCGCGGCGGCCGGGCGGGGCGGCTCCACCGGGATGGGTGGCATGGGCGGCATGGGCCACGGTGCGAAGGGCCAGGGCGGCGGCGACGAGGAACGCACGTCGAAGTACCTGCTCGGCGACGACCCGAACGACATCTTCGGCACCGACGAACTGACCGCGCCGCCGGTCATCGGCGAGTAACACACGCGGGGCCACCGGGCGCGTGCCAAGATGGGCGCGCCCGGTTCTTCCGGGTTCATCAAGCTGATCTTCACTAGGGGGAAGAGCGGTGCTGGACAGGCAGGTCACCCTTTCGACCGGCACCGTGATCAACCTGATCCGGCGCCGCGGCGGGGAGCCGCACACGGTGCTGGCCGAGACGCCGACCTGGTACAGCGACGAGGCCCAGCGCGCCGAGGACGAGCGCGTCAACGCCGAGCTCACCAAGGCGGGTCTGTTCGGCCCGCGCGGCATGCACCCGGGGTTCGTCGCGACGATCGAAGCCGTCGCGCGACCGCAGCTGGAGTACTACGGCTGGGTGGACGGCGGGTTCCAGGGCAAGCCGGTCAGCTACCGGCTGCTCGCCGGCAGCGCCGGCGGCGAGGCGTTCGTGCTGGCCAAGCACGAGCAGCTCGACGTCGTCGTGCTGGAGTCGACCCGGCCCGGCGAGGTGCTCGACGACTTCCTCGGCCAGATCCCGAAGCTCGCGCCGGGCCGCGGGACCCCGCTCGCGGTGCCGAAGAGCCAGCTCGAGGGCACCGGACGCCGGGACGACGACGGCTTCGCGCTGATGCGCAACGACCGGCCGGCCGACGGCTCGCAGGAGGCCGACGAGCTCTGGCGGATCCTCGCGCTACGCCGAATGGGCAGCGGCAGCCTGTACGTCGCGGCCCGCAGCCGCACCGGATCGTGGCAACGCATCGAACGTCCGGTGAACTACATCGATACCTCGGAAGGCCGCTGGCTGACCGAGGAGATTCCGGGGCGTGGGGAGAACCGGATCGCCTTCACCCCGGCCGACCAGCGCGTTCTCGCCGATCGGTTACGCAGCGCACAGGGCCGGCTCACCGCGGCGTGACACGACGGCCGTTCAGCCCACCGGGTTACGCCTCTACCGTCCGTAGTTTTCATCCACAGGCCCTGGGGTTCAATGGACCCGGACTGGTCCACGACACGCCGAACGACGGGTTTCACACGACACGCCGCACGAGTTTTGCGGAAGTTCTCCACACCTTACTCACAGGGCTTGACCTGCGAATTCGTGGAAGCCGATCACCTTTGTCCCCAACTTGTCCACAGCTCCGGCGGCACCTGTGACTGGTTACCCCCATTCATCCACAGGTTGTCCACAGATGGGTCCCCACCCTGAATTGCTTTCGGCCTTCCGGGGGACATAGCGTCCCCGCCGAGCCTGTACTCACGGTGGCGCCCCGCGTGTCTGCGGGAGCCGCGCGACGTTGTCGCCGATCATCGGGAGACACGGCGGAAGAGGACTTGGTGGCGCGGCTCGCGCCACGTGCTTCGAGAGCGAAGATCCGGCATAATCGAACGGGTGTTCGCATGATGACGAGGAGGTGTCCGTAGCGGTGGCGCTGACCGACGACCGCGGCCCGATGTATGCGGAGAACGACCCGGGTCCGAGCGACCCCGGCTCCGGGGGCGGGTTCGACCGCCAGCCGCCGCAGGACATCACGGCCGAGCAGTCCGTGCTCGGCGGCATGCTGCTGTCCAAGGACGCGGTCGCCGACGTCATCGAGGCGCTCGGCCCCGACGACTTCTACCGCCCGGCACACCAGGCCATCTACGACTGCATCCTCGACCTCTACGGCCGTGGCGAGCCCGCCGACCCGATCACCATCTCCGCCGAGCTCGAACGCCGGGGCGAGCTGGGCCGCATCGGCGGCGCGCCGTACCTGCACACGCTGATCGCGACGGTGCCGACGGCGGCGAACGCCGGCTTCTACGCGGAGATCGTCGCGGAGAAGGCGGTGCTGCGCCGGCTGGTCGAGGCGGGCACCCGGATCGTGCAGTACGGCTACGGCGCGGCGGCCGCGGACGGCGCGAACATCGACGAGGTCGTCGACCGCGCCCAGGCGGCGATCTACGACGTCACCGAGCGCCGGACCAGCGAGGACTACGTCGCGCTGGAAGAACTGCTGCAGCCGACGATGGACGAGATCGACGCGATCGCCTCCCGCGGCGGGCAGTCCCGGGGCATCCCGACCGGCTTCACCGACTTCGACGAGCTGACGAACGGCCTGCACCCGGGTCAGATGATCATCGTCGCCGCCCGTCCCGGTGTCGGCAAGTCGACACTGGGGCTGGACTTCGCGCGTTCGGCGTCCATCCGGCACGGCCTGACCAGCGTCATCTTCTCGCTGGAAATGAGCCGGACCGAGATCGTCATGCGCATGCTCTCGGCCGAGGCGAAGATCCGGCTCGCCGACATGCGCGGTGGCAAGATGTCCGACGACGACTGGACACGCCTGGCCCGCCGGATGAGCGAGGTCTCCGAAGCACCGCTGTTCGTCGACGACTCGCCGAACATGACGATGATGGAGATCCGCGCGAAGGCCCGCCGGCTCAAGCAGCGGCACGACCTCAAGCTCGTGGTCCTCGACTACCTGCAGCTGATGACGTCCGGCAAGCGCGTCGAGTCGCGGCAACAGGAAGTCTCGGAGTTCTCCCGGCAGATGAAGCTGCTGGCGAAGGAGATCGAGGTCCCGGTGATCGCGATCAGCCAGCTGAACCGTGGTCCCGAGCAGCGGACGGACAAGCGCCCGATGCTGTCCGACCTGCGTGAGTCCGGCTCCCTGGAGCAGGACGCCGACCTCGTCATCCTGGTCAACCGCCCGGACGCCTGGGAGCGCGACGACCCCCGCGCCGGAGAGGCGGACCTGATCATCGCGAAGCACCGTGCCGGCCCGACCGCGACGATCGTCGTCGCGCACCAGCTGCACTACAGCCGGTTCGTCGACCTGTCCCACGACTAGGCGCTGCCGGAGCAAGTCACGCCCGCGGTCTTCGCGCAGGCTTACTCCGGCAGCGCCCGGCGGCCGAGTTCGCCGTACCCGCGCACGAACGCCGCCAGCAGGCGGCCGAAGTTCTCCCGGTCGTCGGCCGGCCAGTCCGCCATGACCTCGGCGAACACCGCGCGGCGGAAGGTGTGCAGCTCGTCGAGGTGGGCCTGACCGGCCTCGGTCGGCACGAGCACCGCACGCCGTCCGTCGTGCTGGTCCGCTTCGCGCCGGAGCAGTCCCTGCTCGACCGCGCGCGCGACCAGCCGGCTCGCGCGCGGCTGGTCGACGCCCATCGCCGCGCTCAGCGCTGTCACCGTGCCGGCTTCGCCGCGTTCGGCGAGCTCTTCGACGACGTCGAGCAGCTCGTGCACCGGGTCGTGGCCGCCGCGGCCGCGCTCCTTGGCGATCCGGCTCAGCGCGCGCCGCTGCTGGCTGCGGCGGATCGCGATCATCGCGCGCTCGACCTCGGCCACCGCGTCCGTCATGGTTGCTCCACTCCCCAGCTGCATGTACTTTTACATGTAGTTGTTCTACGACATTCAGGAGTATCCATGAAACCCCTCGGCTGGTGGCTTCGCCACGTCCACGAGCTGCTCGAATCTTCCATGGCCCGGGCCCTCGAACCGGAGTCGCTGACCCGCCGGCAGTGGCAGGTGCTCAATACGATCGCTCTCGGCGCCCGCACGCCGGCGGAGATCGACGTCGCGCTGGCGCCGTTCGGCTCGACGTCCGCGCAGCTCGGCGAGCTGCGCGAACGTGGCTGGGTCGCCGAAACCGGCGAGCTCACCGGCGAAGGCCGCGAGGCGCACGCCCGGGTCGAGGCGCGCGTCGAAGAGTTCCGGACGTCGGTGACCGAAGGCGTCAGCGACGACGACTACCGCACGACGATCCGAACCCTCGAGCGGTGTGCGGCGAACCTCGAACCAGCCTGAGGAATAACCGGGGCCCAGGCGGCGTCAGGTACTCTAGTAGTTGAACTTTCAAGCACTGGAGCCGTCGATGACCCGCACCCCGGTCCTCTACCTCAGCCACGGTGCGCCGCCGCTCGCCGACGACGCCACCTGGACCCGTCAGCTCGCCGGCTGGTCCGCCGGCCTGCCGGAACCCCGCGCGATCCTGGTCGTGTCGGCGCACTGGGAAGAAGCGCCGCTGACCCTCTCGGCCACGACGACCGTGCCGCTGGTCTACGACTTCTGGGGGTTCCCGGACCGCTACTACCAGGTGAAGTACGAATCGCCCGGTGCGCCGGAGCTCGCGGCGAAGGTGAAGAAGCTGCTTCGCACGCCTGAGACGCCGGTCCACGACGCGCACGACCGCGGCCTCGACCACGGCGCCTACGTGCCGCTCGTCGAGATGTACCCGGACGCCGACATCCCGGTGCTGCAGGTCTCGATGCCCTCGCTCGACCCGCGGGAACTCTACGAACTCGGCCGCAAGCTCGCGCCGCTGCGCGACGAGGGCGTCCTGATCATCGGCAGCGGTTTCTTCACGCACAACCTGAGCGGCATGGCCCGCGCCACCGACGGGACGCCGCCGGCGTGGTCGGCCGAGTTCGACCACTGGGGTGAAGAGGTCCTGCGCAGCGGCGACGTCGACACGCTGCTCGACTTCCGGCACAAGGCGCCGGCGGCAACGCTCGCGCACCCGCGGATCGAGCACTTCGCGCCGCTGTTCGTCTCACTCGGCGCCAGCTCCGGCGAAGGCCGCACGGTGATCGACGGTTTCTGGCACGGACTGGCGAAGCGCTCTCTCCAGTTCTCCTGACCTGGGACGCGAACGAGCCCCAGGAGCCGGCGCTGGCTCCTGGGGCTCGTCGTCTCCAGGGAGGGAGAGTCTATTCAGTTACAACGGGGCTTCGCCCCGGGCCGGGGGCTCCGCCACCCGGAGCCCCCGAAACCGTTAGTGCAGTACTACTGCGCGAAATCAGAACTACTTGCGCTTGACGAAACCCAGCAGCTTCGAGAGGAAGCTGGTGGAGTCCAGGCCCGACATGGCCGGGACCTGCGCGGCCGGGGCCGCACCGTCGAGCACGGGCAGCTTCGCGTTCACCGGCAGCGCGGCCGGCGCGGCCGGCAGCGTCGTCGGGGCGGCGGGCAGCTGCGGGTTCGCCGGCAGGGCCGGGGTCACCGGGAGCGCGACGGGCAGCGTCGGGACGCCGCCACCCAGGGCCGGGACGGCCGGCAGGGTGGGCAGCAGGCCGCCGCTCAGGGCCGGGACGTGCACCGGCAGGCCACCGGTCGGCAGGTCCGCACGCTCGGTGCTGTGCCCGGGCAGGGCACCACCCAGCGCGGAGAGGCTGCTCAGGCCGGGCAGGCCACCCGCGGTGGGCAGACCCGGGGTCGGCAGGTGCGGCATCCCCGAGACCGGGGAGTCCGGCACGTCGGCGCGCTGGGTCGGGATGGCCGTCGGCAGCGCGGGCAGGCCCTGGGTGGGCAGCCCGGCGGTCGGCAGGCCACTGGCCAGCCCGGTCAGCGACGGCAGCTCGCCGGCGCCCAGCTCCGAACCCTCGACCGGGTTGGAGATGGCGTCGGCCGAGTCGGCCGAGTCACCGTCGATGCTGGTCATGTCCGTCGCGTCGGCGGTCGCGTTGCCGATCAGCTCGAGGGGCACCCCGAAGATCTGCACCGGCACGGCGAGGTCGTGGTAGAAGTTGTACCCCGACAGGCTCGACCCGTCACCCTCGGTGACCGGCTCGCCGCCGTTCTCCGTGGTGAGGACGTTGTCGCCGGTCCCGTGGGCCACGCCGCCCACGGCCACCGCGTCGCCGAAGACCTGGGCGATCGCCGTCACCGGGATGTCCAGGATGTCGCCGGCCAGCGCGCCTTCGACACCGGAGGTGGTGTCGTCGCCCGCGTTGGTC is a window from the Amycolatopsis sp. NBC_00355 genome containing:
- a CDS encoding dioxygenase family protein translates to MTRTPVLYLSHGAPPLADDATWTRQLAGWSAGLPEPRAILVVSAHWEEAPLTLSATTTVPLVYDFWGFPDRYYQVKYESPGAPELAAKVKKLLRTPETPVHDAHDRGLDHGAYVPLVEMYPDADIPVLQVSMPSLDPRELYELGRKLAPLRDEGVLIIGSGFFTHNLSGMARATDGTPPAWSAEFDHWGEEVLRSGDVDTLLDFRHKAPAATLAHPRIEHFAPLFVSLGASSGEGRTVIDGFWHGLAKRSLQFS
- a CDS encoding ESX secretion-associated protein EspG: MLDRQVTLSTGTVINLIRRRGGEPHTVLAETPTWYSDEAQRAEDERVNAELTKAGLFGPRGMHPGFVATIEAVARPQLEYYGWVDGGFQGKPVSYRLLAGSAGGEAFVLAKHEQLDVVVLESTRPGEVLDDFLGQIPKLAPGRGTPLAVPKSQLEGTGRRDDDGFALMRNDRPADGSQEADELWRILALRRMGSGSLYVAARSRTGSWQRIERPVNYIDTSEGRWLTEEIPGRGENRIAFTPADQRVLADRLRSAQGRLTAA
- a CDS encoding MarR family winged helix-turn-helix transcriptional regulator, whose translation is MTDAVAEVERAMIAIRRSQQRRALSRIAKERGRGGHDPVHELLDVVEELAERGEAGTVTALSAAMGVDQPRASRLVARAVEQGLLRREADQHDGRRAVLVPTEAGQAHLDELHTFRRAVFAEVMADWPADDRENFGRLLAAFVRGYGELGRRALPE
- a CDS encoding MarR family winged helix-turn-helix transcriptional regulator yields the protein MKPLGWWLRHVHELLESSMARALEPESLTRRQWQVLNTIALGARTPAEIDVALAPFGSTSAQLGELRERGWVAETGELTGEGREAHARVEARVEEFRTSVTEGVSDDDYRTTIRTLERCAANLEPA
- the rpsR gene encoding 30S ribosomal protein S18 is translated as MAKPPIRKPKKKVCVFCKAEKKGRPELIDYKDTNLLRKYISDRGKIRARRVTGNCSQHQRDIAIAVKNSREMALLPYTSTAR
- a CDS encoding DUF3558 domain-containing protein, with the translated sequence MNRRLLAVPALAFAVLAVAGCSSRTGGTANPAPTADSSGSETSRSAADSAPRVPNALNAANITSDACTTIDATGRSKLSLGDGTPRTTANGPSCTFQESADPGNQIDVTTVTANKNGLQDVYDTKANDAYFEETQAYGYPAVYAAAVDDRKDGKCGVFIGVTDELAVNILVQYDNGAGASDPCSVAQKFGESMIQTLMGG
- the dnaB gene encoding replicative DNA helicase; this translates as MALTDDRGPMYAENDPGPSDPGSGGGFDRQPPQDITAEQSVLGGMLLSKDAVADVIEALGPDDFYRPAHQAIYDCILDLYGRGEPADPITISAELERRGELGRIGGAPYLHTLIATVPTAANAGFYAEIVAEKAVLRRLVEAGTRIVQYGYGAAAADGANIDEVVDRAQAAIYDVTERRTSEDYVALEELLQPTMDEIDAIASRGGQSRGIPTGFTDFDELTNGLHPGQMIIVAARPGVGKSTLGLDFARSASIRHGLTSVIFSLEMSRTEIVMRMLSAEAKIRLADMRGGKMSDDDWTRLARRMSEVSEAPLFVDDSPNMTMMEIRAKARRLKQRHDLKLVVLDYLQLMTSGKRVESRQQEVSEFSRQMKLLAKEIEVPVIAISQLNRGPEQRTDKRPMLSDLRESGSLEQDADLVILVNRPDAWERDDPRAGEADLIIAKHRAGPTATIVVAHQLHYSRFVDLSHD
- the rplI gene encoding 50S ribosomal protein L9 yields the protein MAKIILTTDVANLGGPGDIVEVKDGYARNYLLPRGYAIAASKGAEKNVRTIQRAQESRRIRDLDHAKEIKATLEGLGAIQLTGKAAEGSKKLFGSITSGEIVDAIKAAGGPLLDKRVIELRDHIKTVGKHSVGARLHPDVKVEVRLEVKAK
- the rpsF gene encoding 30S ribosomal protein S6; translated protein: MSRHYEVMVILDPTLDERTVAPTLDTFLNVIRTSGGSVEKVDVWGRRRLSYEIKKHAEGIYALLDLNSSSDAVKELDRQLSLQETVLRTKVMRREIKRAAAAKPPVAAAKA
- a CDS encoding single-stranded DNA-binding protein codes for the protein MAGDTVITVIGNLTSDPELRFTPSGAAVANFTVASTPRTLDKQSGEWKDGEALFLRCNIWRQAAENVAESLTRGARVVVQGRLKQRSFETKEGEKRTVVELEVDEIGPSLRYATAKVNKVSRGGGGGGDFGGGGGGGGGNRGGGGGGGMPADDPWGSAPAASSGGGGGGFSDEPPF